In Hydrogenovibrio thermophilus, the following are encoded in one genomic region:
- the dnaQ gene encoding DNA polymerase III subunit epsilon — MRQILLDTETTGFDPKTGDRIIEIGAVELVKRKLTHNNYHQYIQPERDVPQDAIDVHGITNEFLKDKPVFAQVVDDFMNFVAGAELIIHNAPFDVGFINHELSMLPDNKWGTIEAHCQITDSLKMARKAYPGQRNSLDALCKRFDIDNSNRTLHGALLDSEILADVYLAMTGGQTDLMLMNEDPNAKLDQQANLSQQRAPLKVLRASEAELEAHASKLAAISKKCDRTIQW, encoded by the coding sequence ATGCGTCAAATACTACTGGATACGGAAACCACGGGCTTCGACCCGAAAACCGGCGACCGAATCATCGAAATCGGGGCCGTGGAACTGGTCAAACGAAAACTCACCCACAACAACTACCATCAATACATCCAGCCGGAACGGGACGTGCCGCAGGACGCCATCGATGTGCACGGCATCACCAATGAATTCCTGAAGGACAAACCGGTATTCGCTCAAGTGGTCGACGATTTCATGAATTTCGTGGCCGGCGCCGAACTCATCATCCACAACGCGCCCTTCGACGTGGGCTTTATCAACCATGAACTGTCGATGTTGCCCGACAACAAATGGGGCACCATCGAAGCGCATTGTCAAATCACCGACTCCTTGAAAATGGCTCGAAAAGCCTACCCCGGACAACGTAACTCGTTGGATGCGCTTTGCAAACGTTTCGACATCGACAACTCCAACCGGACATTGCACGGTGCCTTACTCGACTCCGAAATCCTGGCCGATGTCTATCTGGCCATGACCGGCGGACAGACCGACTTGATGCTGATGAACGAAGACCCCAACGCTAAGCTGGATCAACAGGCCAATTTGAGCCAACAGCGCGCGCCACTCAAAGTATTACGCGCTTCCGAAGCGGAGCTTGAGGCCCATGCCAGCAAGCTGGCCGCCATCAGCAAGAAATGCGACCGCACCATTCAATGGTAA
- a CDS encoding SLAC1 anion channel family protein — MTDNEFRLPYFPASFFGMVMGVTGLSIALLAVKTSATLMAGQAVLAVATLLFVGLLVSYLLKVVRFPDAVQAEIRHPVKMNFVPAISISLILLSIAFYAIGKTQLSFWLWSVGVVAHLILTLWVLYHWIHHDFFKIEHSNPAWFIPIVGNILVPIVGVHHAPVEISWFFFSIGIVFWPVIMAILFNRIIFHPPIVDKLIPTLFIFIAPPAVGFLSYEALNGGVLDAFARILYFFAAFMTLLMLVSAGKFLQVKFALSCWAYTFPLAAISIASFKLFDLTNQVVFQWVGIVLLALLSLMILVFAWKTIQAIRNRHICTPEH; from the coding sequence ATGACTGATAATGAGTTTAGATTACCGTATTTTCCGGCCAGTTTCTTCGGGATGGTGATGGGCGTGACCGGTTTGTCGATTGCACTTTTGGCCGTGAAAACATCGGCGACCTTAATGGCCGGGCAGGCGGTATTGGCGGTCGCCACCCTGTTGTTTGTTGGCTTGTTGGTTTCCTATTTATTGAAAGTGGTACGTTTTCCAGATGCGGTGCAGGCGGAAATACGCCATCCCGTCAAAATGAATTTTGTCCCCGCCATCAGCATCAGTCTGATTTTGCTGAGCATCGCCTTCTATGCCATCGGTAAAACGCAACTTTCGTTTTGGTTATGGTCCGTGGGTGTCGTGGCCCACCTGATATTGACCTTGTGGGTGCTGTACCACTGGATTCATCATGATTTTTTTAAAATCGAACATTCCAACCCGGCCTGGTTCATTCCCATTGTCGGCAATATTCTGGTGCCGATTGTCGGGGTGCATCATGCGCCGGTTGAAATCAGTTGGTTCTTCTTTTCAATCGGTATTGTATTCTGGCCGGTCATCATGGCGATCTTGTTCAATCGCATCATTTTTCATCCGCCGATTGTCGATAAGCTGATTCCGACCTTGTTTATTTTCATTGCGCCGCCGGCGGTTGGTTTTCTGTCTTATGAAGCGTTGAACGGAGGCGTATTGGACGCTTTTGCACGGATACTGTATTTCTTTGCGGCTTTCATGACGTTGCTGATGTTGGTGTCGGCCGGTAAGTTTCTGCAAGTGAAGTTTGCGTTATCCTGCTGGGCTTATACGTTTCCACTGGCGGCCATCAGCATTGCATCCTTCAAACTGTTTGATCTGACGAATCAAGTGGTGTTTCAATGGGTGGGAATCGTTTTGTTGGCGCTGCTGAGTTTGATGATTTTGGTGTTCGCCTGGAAAACGATTCAGGCGATCCGCAATCGTCATATCTGTACGCCGGAGCACTGA
- a CDS encoding MBL fold metallo-hydrolase yields the protein MNIRQLFDYDTWTYTYLIWDEETKEAAVIDSVLEKVDRDEQHIKELGLNVKYLLETHIHADHITGAGPLRKRIGGQLVVHKNSGSECADILAVDGDVFKLGNQEIHVLHTPGHTNNDITYKIDGAVFTGDTLLVRDCGRTDFQLGDNESMYHSLTEILFKLPEDTMVFPAHDYKGFSQSTIGEEKTFNVRAGSNKSFEDFSTIMDNLNLPNPKRIDIAVPGNLKCGNLDD from the coding sequence ATGAACATTCGACAACTTTTTGATTACGACACTTGGACCTACACTTACCTGATCTGGGACGAAGAGACCAAAGAAGCCGCCGTAATCGATTCAGTACTCGAAAAAGTTGATCGTGACGAGCAGCACATCAAAGAATTGGGATTGAACGTTAAATACCTGTTGGAAACACACATCCACGCCGACCACATCACAGGGGCAGGCCCTTTGAGAAAACGCATTGGCGGGCAACTGGTGGTGCACAAGAACTCCGGCTCGGAATGTGCGGATATTCTGGCGGTGGACGGTGACGTCTTCAAACTGGGCAATCAGGAAATTCATGTACTTCACACCCCTGGTCACACCAATAACGACATCACCTATAAAATTGACGGTGCGGTTTTCACCGGCGATACCTTGTTGGTGCGTGACTGCGGCCGGACCGACTTCCAATTGGGTGACAATGAATCCATGTATCACTCATTGACGGAAATCCTGTTCAAGCTACCGGAAGACACCATGGTGTTCCCGGCGCATGACTACAAAGGGTTCAGCCAATCCACCATCGGTGAAGAAAAAACGTTCAATGTCCGTGCCGGTAGCAACAAGTCTTTTGAAGACTTCTCGACCATTATGGACAACTTGAATCTGCCGAATCCAAAACGCATCGACATCGCGGTGCCTGGCAACTTGAAGTGCGGTAATCTGGACGACTGA
- a CDS encoding FKBP-type peptidyl-prolyl cis-trans isomerase encodes MRIKKGSEVTFHYELRNEKGDLLDSTFGGEPVHYVHGEGEIVEGLEEFLEGEEPGFEAKVEIPPEKGYGTTREDLIVYASPENFDDQVEIKIGEVVETEDPEGNMIQFRIVEVDEDKVYLDGNHPLANQTLEYRVEVVEVA; translated from the coding sequence ATGAGAATTAAAAAAGGGAGCGAAGTCACGTTTCATTACGAGTTGCGAAACGAGAAAGGTGATTTGCTCGACAGCACTTTCGGTGGCGAGCCGGTGCATTATGTCCACGGTGAAGGTGAAATCGTCGAAGGGTTGGAAGAGTTTTTGGAAGGTGAGGAACCGGGCTTTGAAGCCAAGGTCGAAATTCCGCCTGAGAAGGGCTATGGAACGACACGAGAAGATTTGATCGTATACGCATCGCCGGAAAACTTTGATGACCAAGTGGAAATCAAAATCGGTGAGGTGGTGGAAACCGAAGATCCGGAAGGTAATATGATTCAATTCCGCATTGTGGAAGTGGATGAAGACAAAGTGTATCTGGACGGTAATCACCCATTGGCGAATCAAACGTTGGAATACCGTGTAGAGGTGGTGGAAGTCGCTTGA